The following coding sequences are from one Paenibacillus sp. JDR-2 window:
- a CDS encoding carbohydrate binding domain-containing protein, whose translation MITTRFRMLSYSLALLLAFMSLLALVGPPAKKASAAVSGFVTRSGSQLMLNGQPFRYSGPNIYWLALDENPVEYPTEFRVNNALQTAKEMGATVVRSHAAISFGCPKCIMPSLGTYNETAFQKLDYAIKAAGDAGLRLVLPLIDQYDYYHGGKKSWTRWFGYPDDGISYTGYEFYNKPEIISAFKQHLSVLLNRTNTYTGVKYKDDPTIMAWETGNELGWYDNPTAMKNWTQDIADYLKSIDSNHLVMDGTYGVKDAHLSISSVDIYSDHFYQWPAVGACCKGLSVTELNAQASKVQAAGKAMVVGEFAWNLETYGTLANFLSAIEAQPAIVGSNYWALFGQNDDYGYKVHNDGFTIYYPGTTTDMRTKAQQLRNHAYAMRGIAVPAAGVPDAPLITGHQASGGKVQLKWRGAAAADKYTVERATAGASGPWTVVCNQCATDNDTPWTDSTSVSGTAYWYRVKAHNLAGVAGSYSPVYATGGTALPAPGAFAQSSPASGATGQSVLPSFGWNASSNAASYTLVVADNSSYTSPVINASGLTSTSYTPGSALAYNKTYYWKVTAVNGTGSTVASNAGLTFTTATQATSITVDSFDSYSSDSALQSAYVRNTDGGALTITRDTANKNDGTYGMKFAYTIAASPANFAGATKQLGTADWSGATGLSFWLKPDGSNRTLTIQFKETSGELWETYYTLSGTTAGIVNLPFSSFNHPGWYSGGNGVKDLNTVKEYSIYVNQGSGSTGSSSIYIDSVTAGQVGGGTQPPSDAIDSFDSYASNSALQAAYTMNSSGSAITPTLDTSVKSDGTNSMKLSYNITTAANYSGVIHPVSANWTGKTGISLWVKPDGSNRTLTVQFKEASGEPWETTYVLSGTTAATITLPFSSFARPSWYSGGNSTRDLGSIAEINFYINQGSGSTGSSTINIDAVKTY comes from the coding sequence GTGATCACCACTAGATTCCGAATGCTCTCCTACTCCCTTGCCCTGCTGCTCGCCTTTATGTCTTTGCTGGCGTTAGTCGGCCCTCCGGCGAAAAAAGCTTCCGCCGCCGTCTCCGGCTTCGTTACCCGCTCCGGAAGCCAGCTGATGCTGAACGGCCAGCCGTTCCGCTACAGCGGGCCTAACATCTATTGGCTTGCCCTAGACGAGAATCCTGTCGAGTATCCGACCGAATTTCGCGTAAACAACGCCTTGCAGACGGCAAAAGAAATGGGCGCAACCGTCGTTCGCTCCCATGCCGCCATCTCCTTCGGATGTCCGAAGTGTATTATGCCATCGCTTGGTACATACAACGAGACCGCCTTCCAGAAGCTTGATTACGCGATCAAAGCCGCCGGCGACGCTGGACTTCGCCTCGTTCTCCCGCTCATTGACCAATACGATTATTACCACGGCGGCAAAAAATCATGGACGCGCTGGTTCGGCTATCCCGACGACGGCATCAGCTACACCGGCTACGAGTTCTACAATAAGCCGGAAATCATCAGTGCCTTCAAACAGCATCTAAGCGTCCTCCTCAACCGCACCAATACTTACACCGGCGTCAAATACAAAGACGATCCGACCATTATGGCCTGGGAAACCGGCAACGAGCTGGGCTGGTACGACAATCCGACGGCGATGAAGAACTGGACGCAGGACATTGCCGACTATTTAAAAAGCATCGACAGCAACCACCTCGTCATGGACGGCACCTATGGCGTGAAGGATGCTCATCTCTCGATTTCGAGTGTAGACATCTACAGCGATCACTTCTACCAATGGCCGGCCGTTGGCGCATGCTGCAAAGGGTTGTCGGTTACCGAGCTGAATGCGCAGGCGAGTAAGGTTCAAGCCGCAGGCAAAGCGATGGTTGTAGGCGAATTCGCGTGGAACCTGGAAACCTACGGTACGCTTGCGAACTTCCTATCTGCCATCGAAGCCCAGCCGGCGATTGTCGGCAGCAACTATTGGGCGCTGTTCGGGCAAAACGACGACTATGGCTACAAAGTGCATAACGACGGATTCACCATCTACTATCCGGGCACCACTACGGATATGCGTACCAAAGCCCAGCAGCTGCGCAACCACGCTTACGCGATGCGCGGGATAGCCGTTCCTGCTGCAGGCGTCCCTGACGCGCCGCTTATTACGGGCCATCAGGCAAGCGGCGGAAAGGTTCAGTTGAAATGGAGAGGCGCGGCGGCAGCGGACAAATATACCGTCGAACGCGCAACAGCCGGTGCAAGCGGACCATGGACCGTTGTCTGCAATCAATGCGCGACGGACAATGATACGCCATGGACCGATTCGACCTCTGTCTCGGGCACGGCTTATTGGTATAGAGTTAAAGCCCATAACCTTGCAGGGGTTGCCGGCAGCTATTCTCCCGTCTATGCCACCGGCGGAACGGCTCTGCCTGCTCCGGGCGCTTTCGCGCAGTCGTCCCCGGCAAGCGGCGCAACGGGCCAAAGCGTGCTGCCGTCATTCGGCTGGAATGCCTCCAGCAACGCCGCAAGCTATACGCTTGTTGTCGCGGATAACAGCTCCTATACGAGCCCGGTTATTAACGCCAGCGGACTGACTTCCACCTCTTATACCCCGGGTTCCGCGCTTGCCTACAACAAAACGTACTACTGGAAGGTAACGGCCGTTAACGGCACGGGTTCCACGGTTGCATCAAATGCCGGTCTAACCTTCACGACCGCGACGCAAGCGACGTCGATTACGGTTGATTCGTTCGACTCCTACAGCTCGGACAGCGCGCTGCAAAGCGCTTACGTCCGCAATACGGACGGCGGCGCCTTGACGATTACCCGGGATACCGCAAACAAAAACGACGGCACCTACGGCATGAAATTTGCCTACACCATTGCAGCCTCTCCCGCCAATTTTGCAGGCGCAACCAAGCAGCTGGGTACGGCCGACTGGTCCGGAGCAACCGGATTGTCGTTTTGGCTCAAGCCGGACGGGTCGAACCGGACCCTGACGATTCAGTTCAAGGAGACCAGCGGCGAGCTGTGGGAAACGTACTATACGTTGTCCGGCACAACCGCGGGAATCGTCAATCTGCCGTTCAGCTCCTTCAACCATCCGGGCTGGTACAGCGGCGGCAACGGCGTGAAGGACTTGAATACGGTTAAGGAATACAGCATCTACGTGAATCAGGGCTCCGGCTCAACGGGCAGCAGCTCGATTTATATCGACTCCGTGACGGCGGGCCAGGTCGGCGGAGGCACTCAGCCTCCAAGCGATGCCATCGACAGCTTCGACAGCTACGCTTCGAATAGCGCGCTGCAGGCTGCCTACACAATGAACTCGTCCGGCAGCGCCATTACACCAACCCTTGATACATCCGTGAAAAGCGATGGTACTAACAGCATGAAGCTGAGTTATAACATTACAACGGCGGCCAACTATTCGGGCGTCATTCACCCGGTTTCCGCCAACTGGACCGGCAAAACGGGCATCAGCTTATGGGTGAAGCCGGACGGCTCAAACCGTACGCTGACCGTACAGTTTAAAGAAGCCAGCGGTGAGCCATGGGAGACGACTTATGTTCTCTCAGGCACAACGGCTGCAACCATTACGCTGCCGTTCAGCAGCTTTGCCCGTCCAAGCTGGTACAGCGGCGGCAACAGCACGCGTGATCTTGGCTCCATTGCCGAGATTAACTTCTACATTAATCAAGGCTCAGGCAGCACCGGCAGCAGCACGATTAATATTGATGCGGTAAAAACGTACTGA
- a CDS encoding cache domain-containing sensor histidine kinase has protein sequence MNIGRGFFRFNGFSSMTMQKKLIIVFVVLIIIPISATGFISYQNYIQSINKNTKNYVTELISNMQANLDSHLEDMMTVSKIPLYSVEMQQYMSHQEMTLEKQRQMDFYIGLLDSMRKNLYSAYLYDNYGNVFYRIKTDAIREDMMSHYEEWKRLAIEGNGNPVIIPTQRVMRANGTPQYLFTVLRSIRDIGTLETIGYVAVDADIHVIEDVVQELNTVTNGKTLIIDGQNNVAYDSDHVLTATNITGNEVIQRAVGDQGSFNVVVDGSSYICSYSVSKDTGWKIFAFVPVDYLHHDAQLTRNVTLTTTIGIIGFALLVSVILAFMMTRSLRQMTDLMRTVRGGNLDVSFDVKQKDEVGILGTEFNRMLRRMKELISEIYVIQSRKKEADLEALQSQINPHFIYNTLETIRMTAEINDDEEVAEMTFTLGKLLRYSINRGRETVELREELQHLERYLQLLRYRFSNRFVVAFDIPQELMNFPVMKLTFQPIVENAILHGMEGKPNEVTIRLSAELKEQLLIFSIKDEGAGMDGMTLDLLRQAMNGTRESASSKTGVGLRNVNERIKLHYGETYGLEIESKWGEGTTVNLKLPRKHGE, from the coding sequence ATGAATATAGGACGTGGTTTTTTCCGTTTTAACGGGTTTAGCAGCATGACCATGCAGAAGAAGCTGATTATCGTATTCGTGGTTCTAATCATTATTCCTATTTCGGCTACGGGCTTTATTTCCTATCAGAATTACATTCAATCTATTAATAAGAATACAAAAAACTACGTTACCGAGCTGATCAGCAACATGCAGGCAAATCTGGACAGCCATCTGGAAGACATGATGACCGTCAGCAAAATCCCGCTCTACTCGGTCGAAATGCAGCAATACATGAGCCATCAGGAGATGACGCTCGAGAAGCAGCGCCAGATGGACTTCTATATCGGCCTGCTCGACAGCATGAGGAAAAACCTCTATTCCGCCTATCTCTACGATAATTACGGCAATGTATTCTACCGGATCAAGACGGATGCCATCCGCGAGGATATGATGAGCCATTACGAGGAATGGAAGCGGCTCGCTATCGAGGGCAACGGCAATCCCGTCATTATTCCGACCCAGCGGGTGATGCGCGCTAACGGCACTCCGCAATATCTGTTCACGGTGCTCCGGAGCATCCGGGATATCGGCACGCTGGAGACAATCGGCTACGTAGCGGTGGATGCCGATATTCACGTCATTGAGGATGTCGTGCAGGAGCTGAATACGGTAACGAACGGGAAGACGCTTATTATTGACGGCCAGAACAATGTGGCTTATGACAGCGACCATGTGCTGACGGCCACCAATATTACGGGCAACGAGGTCATTCAGAGAGCCGTAGGCGATCAGGGCAGCTTTAATGTCGTGGTCGACGGAAGCTCTTACATATGCAGTTACTCCGTATCCAAGGATACCGGCTGGAAAATATTCGCGTTTGTTCCGGTTGACTATCTGCATCACGATGCCCAATTGACGCGGAACGTCACGCTTACGACAACCATCGGGATTATCGGCTTTGCGCTGCTAGTCTCGGTTATATTGGCTTTTATGATGACCAGATCGCTCCGTCAGATGACGGACCTGATGCGCACGGTGCGCGGCGGCAACCTGGACGTCAGCTTTGACGTGAAGCAGAAGGACGAGGTGGGTATACTCGGCACGGAATTTAACCGCATGCTAAGGCGGATGAAGGAACTGATCTCCGAAATTTACGTGATCCAGTCCCGCAAAAAAGAGGCTGATCTGGAAGCGCTGCAAAGCCAGATTAACCCCCATTTCATATACAACACCTTGGAGACCATCCGGATGACCGCCGAGATTAACGATGACGAAGAGGTCGCGGAGATGACTTTTACGCTTGGCAAGCTATTAAGATACAGCATTAACCGGGGGCGGGAGACGGTTGAGTTAAGGGAAGAGCTGCAGCATTTGGAGCGGTATCTTCAATTATTGCGCTACCGGTTCAGCAACCGGTTTGTCGTTGCCTTCGACATTCCGCAGGAGCTGATGAACTTCCCGGTCATGAAGCTGACCTTCCAGCCGATTGTCGAGAATGCGATTCTCCATGGCATGGAGGGTAAGCCCAACGAAGTCACGATCCGCTTGTCGGCGGAGCTGAAGGAGCAGCTTCTTATTTTTTCGATCAAAGACGAAGGAGCGGGGATGGACGGCATGACGCTGGATCTGCTTCGGCAAGCGATGAACGGTACGCGCGAATCGGCAAGCTCCAAGACAGGGGTAGGCCTGCGCAATGTCAACGAACGGATTAAGCTGCATTACGGCGAGACGTATGGGCTGGAGATCGAGAGCAAGTGGGGAGAAGGAACAACCGTTAATCTAAAACTTCCGAGAAAGCATGGTGAATAA
- a CDS encoding response regulator, translating into MLSIMIIDDEDLIRRGLEKIISKLNEEYLVVGSFSNGFEASQELDRLSPDVVVTDIKMPYMDGLQFIEELRRRLPEARCLILSGYNDFDYARTAMQYGVKDYLIKPVDKEELLANLSHIHEELKAAKQEKEKEQLLSKKAQMSDLLLREQHLRRLLGGDKDAPVSTVADELSVPVLFERPYAMLAVRASNQGMKEQLLEWGRTMAAEGIESVAMEAQIIALLVPAPKEEETGRLAHKTALRLMNDLQFAAKGKFAIGISGGYRGIDAAVPAYQEALALSYAGIYKREAFAVMTGKEGPNAPADPAFFTGLLTGSFTQALERLDAEGIGATVQQMFVELERVRPPYSDLVQFMANLLYTAVQKVDGLLDELVKLTPPGVGVYQSVADFFNLTELKERIQHLLELSMYRLASLRKEGGNRVIETVKQLIQQDYDKDLELTELSEKVFLNPSYLSTLFKQETGLTITQYVLQLRMMKAKELLKKRLDLKVYEVGEQVGYPDSIYFNKVFKKMVGITPKEYRNL; encoded by the coding sequence ATGCTGAGCATTATGATTATCGACGATGAAGATCTGATCCGCCGCGGGCTGGAGAAGATTATTTCCAAGCTGAACGAGGAGTATCTGGTTGTCGGCAGCTTTTCGAACGGCTTTGAGGCCTCCCAGGAGCTGGACCGTCTCTCTCCGGATGTTGTCGTTACCGATATTAAAATGCCCTATATGGACGGGCTGCAGTTTATAGAGGAATTAAGGCGCCGTCTTCCGGAAGCGCGCTGTCTGATTTTGAGCGGCTATAATGATTTCGATTATGCGCGTACCGCCATGCAGTATGGCGTAAAGGATTATCTGATCAAGCCGGTGGATAAGGAAGAACTGCTGGCGAACCTGTCTCATATTCATGAAGAGCTAAAGGCGGCAAAGCAGGAAAAAGAAAAGGAGCAGCTGCTAAGCAAAAAAGCGCAAATGAGCGACCTTTTGCTGCGGGAGCAGCACTTGCGCCGGCTGCTGGGCGGCGATAAGGATGCTCCTGTATCTACCGTTGCAGATGAGCTTTCCGTGCCGGTCTTATTCGAGCGCCCTTACGCGATGCTTGCCGTCCGGGCTTCGAATCAAGGCATGAAGGAGCAGCTGCTGGAATGGGGAAGAACGATGGCGGCTGAAGGCATAGAGAGCGTGGCTATGGAGGCGCAGATTATCGCCCTGTTGGTTCCTGCTCCCAAGGAGGAGGAGACGGGCAGGCTTGCTCACAAAACGGCGCTTCGTTTGATGAACGACCTGCAGTTTGCCGCCAAAGGCAAGTTTGCGATCGGAATCAGCGGCGGATATAGAGGGATCGATGCGGCGGTGCCTGCCTACCAGGAGGCGTTGGCGTTGTCTTACGCCGGCATTTACAAGCGTGAAGCGTTTGCCGTTATGACGGGCAAGGAAGGGCCAAATGCTCCAGCGGATCCTGCTTTTTTCACCGGGCTGCTGACGGGCAGCTTTACCCAGGCGCTGGAGCGGCTTGATGCCGAAGGAATCGGAGCGACTGTGCAGCAGATGTTCGTGGAACTCGAGCGGGTTAGACCGCCATATTCGGATCTCGTTCAGTTTATGGCGAATCTGTTGTATACCGCTGTGCAGAAGGTTGACGGCCTGCTTGACGAACTGGTGAAGCTGACGCCGCCAGGGGTTGGCGTTTACCAATCTGTTGCGGACTTTTTTAATCTAACGGAGCTGAAGGAACGGATCCAGCATCTGCTGGAGCTGTCCATGTACCGTCTTGCATCGCTGCGCAAGGAGGGCGGCAACAGGGTGATCGAGACGGTTAAACAGCTGATCCAGCAGGACTATGATAAAGACCTTGAACTGACCGAGCTGTCCGAGAAGGTATTCCTTAACCCGAGTTATCTCAGCACGTTATTCAAGCAGGAGACGGGATTGACCATCACGCAATACGTGCTGCAGCTGCGCATGATGAAGGCGAAGGAGCTGCTGAAGAAGCGGCTTGACCTGAAGGTCTACGAGGTCGGCGAGCAGGTGGGTTACCCGGACTCCATCTATTTCAATAAGGTGTTTAAGAAAATGGTAGGCATTACGCCTAAGGAGTACCGGAATTTATAG
- a CDS encoding ABC transporter substrate-binding protein: protein MKKKQLISTMAVLGLAMTMAAGCGSNNGNSEGTASPSNNKADNAAATTKADNAAATNAAASEEPAAPKIAGKVVFTTNRTDLVDTELKNYAAKFHEKYPDATVEIEAIKDYDQTTKIRMASNELADISLIPGTVKNSDLPNFYLPLDDLGLNDRIYFKDNRSQDGKLYGISSGSAAMGVTYNKKAFAQAGITEVPKTLDELYAAAEKLKAAGIIPLATNFKDKWPLYGWDQEAFIFANDPSLHNTMATQDEPFAVDGPHWQAFSILKKMVDGGYVEKDLMSTNWEGSKKDVASGKIAMFLLGNWVVPQVVDNGAAAEDVGFFPLPLDNSGEAKVILASDYYYGIDKNSENPETAKAFLKFLIEESGYDDYAGFIPVLKDKKPKLAQLNEFMATNPKVIEMAAENDDYLAIANKMQFDTSAFAQDAIMGKDMKAVFDSYNKKWKDAKKALGK from the coding sequence TTGAAGAAGAAGCAGTTGATTTCCACCATGGCCGTGTTAGGCCTCGCAATGACAATGGCAGCAGGTTGCGGCTCAAATAACGGAAACAGCGAAGGGACAGCATCGCCAAGCAATAATAAAGCGGATAATGCCGCCGCAACAACGAAGGCTGATAACGCAGCAGCAACAAACGCCGCAGCCAGCGAGGAGCCGGCTGCTCCGAAGATCGCGGGCAAGGTTGTATTCACAACCAACCGGACGGACCTGGTGGATACGGAGCTCAAGAACTACGCGGCCAAATTCCACGAGAAATACCCGGACGCGACGGTTGAGATCGAAGCGATCAAGGATTATGACCAAACCACCAAGATCCGCATGGCGTCGAACGAACTCGCCGACATCAGCCTGATCCCCGGCACGGTGAAAAACTCGGATTTGCCGAACTTTTATCTTCCCCTTGATGATCTCGGACTGAACGATCGTATTTATTTCAAGGACAACCGCAGCCAGGACGGCAAGCTGTACGGCATCTCCTCCGGCAGCGCCGCAATGGGCGTAACGTACAACAAAAAGGCTTTTGCGCAAGCCGGCATCACCGAAGTGCCTAAAACGCTCGACGAGCTGTACGCCGCTGCCGAAAAGCTGAAAGCAGCGGGCATCATCCCGCTCGCGACAAACTTCAAGGACAAATGGCCGCTGTACGGCTGGGATCAGGAGGCGTTTATTTTCGCCAATGACCCGTCCCTGCATAACACGATGGCAACGCAGGATGAACCTTTCGCGGTGGACGGCCCGCACTGGCAGGCGTTTTCCATCCTGAAGAAAATGGTGGACGGCGGTTACGTCGAGAAGGACCTGATGTCGACGAACTGGGAAGGCTCCAAGAAGGATGTCGCTTCCGGCAAAATCGCCATGTTCCTGCTTGGCAACTGGGTAGTGCCGCAAGTGGTAGACAACGGCGCTGCCGCGGAGGACGTAGGTTTCTTCCCGCTGCCGCTGGATAACAGCGGGGAAGCGAAGGTTATACTGGCTTCCGACTACTACTACGGCATCGATAAAAACAGCGAAAATCCGGAAACGGCAAAAGCCTTCCTCAAATTCCTGATCGAAGAATCCGGTTATGACGATTACGCGGGCTTTATCCCCGTTCTGAAAGACAAGAAGCCTAAGCTGGCTCAGCTGAACGAATTTATGGCGACCAATCCGAAGGTGATCGAGATGGCTGCCGAGAACGACGACTACCTCGCGATTGCGAACAAAATGCAGTTCGACACAAGCGCCTTCGCTCAAGACGCGATTATGGGCAAAGACATGAAAGCGGTATTTGATTCCTACAACAAGAAGTGGAAAGATGCCAAGAAAGCCTTAGGCAAATAA
- a CDS encoding carbohydrate ABC transporter permease, whose translation MFAMSYKVQRYVILISFLTLPLLLLAVFSFYPAIYLTWLSFTSWDGYSPEKAWVGISNYKEIFTNADIFKVLSHNFVYFIGGIAQNVIALFFAVLLNSRLRGRNTFRVLLFLPYIMNSVAIAYMFTYVYDAQNGSLNALLTSVGLESWIRSWLGDAAIVNYSLAFISAWKFMGFNMVIYLGALQSIPGDLYEAAKIDGAGPFKSFLYITWPSIIKIVELSMLLTVSGALEVFDLPFVMTKGGPAGSSQTFVTQTVETAFNFSNYGLASAMGMVLLFIVVLVIFVQRKLILRGGD comes from the coding sequence ATGTTTGCAATGAGTTACAAGGTACAGCGCTATGTCATATTAATCTCCTTTCTCACGCTTCCGCTGCTGCTGCTTGCGGTATTTTCCTTCTATCCGGCCATTTACCTGACCTGGTTGAGCTTTACCTCATGGGACGGCTACAGCCCGGAGAAGGCTTGGGTAGGCATCAGCAATTATAAGGAGATTTTTACGAACGCGGATATTTTCAAGGTTCTCTCCCATAACTTCGTGTACTTCATAGGGGGAATCGCACAGAACGTCATTGCTTTATTCTTCGCCGTACTACTCAATTCGCGGTTAAGAGGACGCAATACGTTCCGGGTGCTGCTCTTCCTTCCTTATATTATGAACAGCGTTGCAATTGCCTATATGTTCACCTACGTCTACGATGCGCAGAACGGCTCGCTGAATGCGCTGCTGACTTCCGTCGGGTTGGAGTCTTGGATCCGGAGTTGGCTGGGAGACGCCGCTATCGTCAACTATTCGCTTGCTTTTATCTCGGCGTGGAAGTTTATGGGCTTTAACATGGTTATTTATTTAGGCGCTTTGCAGTCGATTCCCGGCGATCTGTATGAAGCGGCGAAAATCGACGGTGCGGGACCGTTCAAGTCTTTTCTCTACATTACATGGCCGAGCATCATTAAAATCGTGGAGCTCAGCATGCTGCTGACGGTCAGCGGCGCGCTTGAAGTATTTGATCTGCCGTTTGTCATGACCAAGGGCGGACCGGCCGGTTCCAGCCAGACCTTTGTTACCCAAACCGTCGAGACCGCCTTTAATTTCAGCAATTACGGGCTTGCTTCGGCGATGGGGATGGTGCTGCTGTTTATCGTCGTGCTGGTGATATTTGTACAGCGGAAGCTGATTTTGCGAGGGGGGGACTAG
- a CDS encoding carbohydrate ABC transporter permease, which translates to MSMETPLKHRTGSVTARPATVPPSRTIAAALKYAVLLAAVFVILFPPYVVILNAFKGNEEYAKSGVFDFPSSFLNFDNFSTVFHRGDMLNAFMNTGTILGLSVLGNVLMGTMVAFALGRFNFKLKSWILGAYVAATLIPSVTTQVATFGIIKELGLFNSLYGPVLLYIGTDVVQIYLYLQFIRHIPYDLDENAMIEGASLFRIYRSIIFPLLAPATATAVILKSISIYNDMYIPYLYMPSQKLRVVSTGLMNFVGVNSAQWNVVCAALLIILIPTTILYLAMQRFIFSGIVNGSVK; encoded by the coding sequence ATGAGCATGGAAACGCCATTAAAACACCGTACCGGCAGCGTAACCGCGCGCCCGGCCACGGTCCCGCCCTCCCGCACAATAGCTGCCGCCCTGAAATACGCGGTACTGCTTGCAGCCGTGTTTGTTATTTTGTTCCCGCCGTATGTCGTCATTTTGAATGCGTTCAAGGGCAATGAGGAGTACGCCAAGTCCGGCGTATTTGATTTCCCGAGCTCGTTCCTTAACTTCGACAACTTCTCCACCGTATTCCACCGCGGGGATATGCTGAACGCTTTTATGAATACGGGCACGATTCTCGGCTTGTCCGTTCTGGGCAACGTGCTGATGGGAACGATGGTGGCCTTTGCGCTTGGGCGGTTCAATTTCAAGCTGAAATCCTGGATTTTAGGCGCTTATGTCGCAGCCACGCTTATTCCGTCCGTCACTACGCAGGTCGCTACCTTTGGCATTATCAAGGAGCTTGGCCTGTTCAACTCCCTCTACGGTCCGGTACTTCTATACATCGGGACGGATGTGGTGCAGATCTATCTGTATCTGCAGTTTATCCGCCACATTCCTTACGACCTCGACGAAAACGCCATGATCGAAGGCGCGTCGCTCTTCCGGATCTACCGCTCGATTATTTTCCCTTTGCTTGCGCCTGCGACGGCGACGGCGGTAATTCTGAAGAGCATCTCGATCTACAACGATATGTATATCCCGTATCTGTACATGCCGTCGCAGAAGCTGCGGGTCGTCTCGACGGGGCTGATGAACTTCGTGGGCGTCAACAGCGCGCAGTGGAACGTGGTATGCGCGGCGCTGCTTATTATTCTTATACCGACGACTATCCTCTACCTTGCTATGCAGCGTTTCATCTTCTCCGGGATCGTCAACGGTTCGGTCAAATAA